The following are encoded together in the Longimicrobium sp. genome:
- the purE gene encoding 5-(carboxyamino)imidazole ribonucleotide mutase yields the protein MSQPRVGIIMGSRSDRETMQEAARVLDELGIAYEMEIVSAHRTPDRMFRYAEQAEERGLEVIIAGAGGAAHLPGMTAAKTVLPVIGVPVLSSSLSGLDSLLSIVQMPKGVPVATVAIGKAGAANAGLLAAR from the coding sequence ATGAGCCAGCCGCGGGTCGGGATCATCATGGGGAGCCGCTCCGACCGGGAGACCATGCAGGAGGCGGCGCGGGTGCTGGACGAGCTGGGGATCGCGTACGAGATGGAGATCGTCTCCGCGCACCGCACGCCCGACCGCATGTTCCGCTACGCCGAGCAGGCCGAGGAGCGCGGGCTGGAGGTGATCATCGCCGGCGCCGGCGGGGCCGCGCACCTCCCCGGGATGACCGCCGCCAAGACCGTCCTCCCGGTCATCGGCGTCCCCGTCCTCTCCTCGAGCTTGAGCGGGCTCGACTCGCTCCTCTCCATCGTGCAGATGCCGAAGGGCGTCCCCGTCGCCACCGTGGCGATCGGCAAGGCGGGCGCGGCCAACGCCGGGCTCCTGGCCGCGCGC